The following are from one region of the Populus trichocarpa isolate Nisqually-1 chromosome 8, P.trichocarpa_v4.1, whole genome shotgun sequence genome:
- the LOC7457902 gene encoding uncharacterized protein LOC7457902 isoform X3: MPVSGNEETGVKPHAQQSSLNIAGVPIKKRRFIWPPSPPPEEQSVPLLGNDSAQKEPGSTSKESSPSNSSVAASSDLSDPFKNSVAEENKNRLDSIVQMNAENCSGVKVVAQNLATHSDSLAKFGKQEKPVVEEKSANTLLISAKTELNLESNKGPGLNVGKEICGQQILEGKCKSEMPIASVTSQFSLGLKEHDVSSLECYSNDGSQINENVGAVSLNLSLSEGETGVLHKMDNILATDSTDVFANRSNWDLNTTMDTWDGSSSDEHAAQETADGWNRVGVKCDITTGIVGAGMSNGRQLLDSSECKSSFPQTFSDCAREYTSEDSLHLRLSPSFPSFNLSQEHSSSSANKESCIIPNISLPGSLLSAGNATVANCRGIKSEPFDGSLKHDLRGAKVNPFDFFVKRELVEKGSLETSKSSASGSLKLVGHGFIKPEPFHDGKPETPRMVGGGSIQPDKQVLQSQDTGEQSPCSASKIVLQVQDTTGQPSCSTDNQVREGQDILAKPTSSTDLFISGNASDRLEYTTCVEGALLRNAMPKEAPESAGQVSSEMVSMPVGHSGEELDASVKIDTAITMDRNGDAPEQCELKITEEVPAGSHGNGEASVTDEEKINLSGDMIEEDSYGSGYESDGNTMSMDIDEEQREHKYEDGEVQDPHLQAAEECQKCEEKDVSHGNSEHEKANSGLAGDDHYISSLVEENDSKIELSENNEVTVKECITRTIEDADNASVKESPTVEMSTCGAEQERETTIIQRKSLDLSGKKDCPVGQGTELSSGQDITAGQGVLVSVEQGSDENIKTNYMEKNELPELEASLNGGDMAKDVSSSRSRIINLPRASNSSSPGKTRSISGRPFSSYQERLPDGPLEGGKLHPQGRDEIYIDGPRRFSRDRHQEHFPRNSRMNFVRGRGRISSRVDTLRGDRDSERTARGGRKLLDDETPVFRNVPSRRRSPEGRDVPAARGIQMVHRVPRNIGEEGSEVIGARHTENMRGFPDDGTEQAFRRPQPSYEGLDGHFVQGTRNYSSVHRRALPQFRSKSPIRSRSPGPWSSARRRSPDGFGGTSELSNRRSPIYSMGRIRSPDHPGFPREMVVRRHGSPPFLSRPPDTRETDPGHSRSIISNRGQTGRVFLRNSRRFGITDPRERADSDEFFGGPIHSGRFHDLGGDGNVEDRRRFSERRGPVRSFKPPFNGAGSENFHLNPEDGPRPFRFFPEDNPEFHERTNLREREFDGRIRNRPGNAPRRPRGIEEQEGNYRHGRQVLYDDGFDISRMKRKRF; this comes from the exons GAATTCTGTagctgaagaaaataagaacagGTTGGACAGCATTGTGCAAATGAATGCTGAGAACTGCTCAGGAGTTAAAGTTGTAGCACAGAACCTTGCAACCCATTCTGATTCTTTGGCTAAGTTTGGCAAACAAGAGAAGCCCGTGGTGGAAGAAAAGTCTGCCAACACATTGTTGATTtcagcgaaaactgagttgAATTTAGAATCCAATAAAGGTCCTGGACTCAATGTTGGTAAAGAGATATGCGGCCAACAAATATTGGAAGGAAAGTGTAAATCAGAGATGCCTATAGCTTCAGTAACTTCTCAGTTTTCTTTAGGTTTAAAGGAACACGATGTTTCATCTTTGGAATGTTATAGCAATGATGGTAgtcaaattaatgaaaatgtAGGAGCTGTTTCATTGAATTTGTCTTTAAGCGAGGGTGAGACTGGTGTTCTGCACAAAATGGACAATATTCTTGCTACCGACAGCACTGATGTTTTTGCTAACAGATCGAACTGGGATTTGAATACTACTATGGATACATGGGATGGTTCTTCTAGTGATGAACATGCTGCTCAAGAAACTGCTGATGGGTGGAACAGAGTTGGTGTCAAATGTGATATTACTACTGGAATAGTTGGAGCTGGTATGTCTAATGGAAGGCAACTCCTTGATAGCAGTGAGTGCAAATCTAGTTTCCCCCAAACATTTTCTGATTGTGCCAGGGAGTATACATCTGAGGATTCTCTTCATCTTCGTCTCAGTCCATCCTTTCCTTCTTTTAACTTAAGCCAGGAGCATTCCAGTTCTTCTGCTAATAAAGAAAGCTGCATTATTCCTAACATTAGCTTGCCTGGAAGCTTGTTGTCAGCAGGCAATGCAACCGTGGCTAACTGTAGGGGCATAAAATCAGAACCATTTGATGGGAGCCTCAAACATGATCTTAGAGGAGCCAAAGTCaatccatttgatttttttgttaagcgCGAGTTAGTAGAGAAGGGTAGTCTAGAAACCTCGAAGTCGTCAGCTTCTGGTTCTTTGAAATTAGTTGGTCATGGATTCATAAAACCAGAACCATTTCATGATGGCAAACCAGAAACACCCAGGATGGTAGGTGGGGGGTCAATCCAACCTGATAAACAGGTGCTACAAAGTCAGGATACTGGAGAGCAATCTCCTTGTTCAGCAAGTAAAATCGTGCTGCAAGTTCAGGATACTACAGGACAACCTTCATGTTCAACAGATAACCAGGTGAGGGAAGGTCAAGATATCTTAGCAAAACCTACTTCTTCAACAGATTTGTTTATAAGTGGCAATGCATCAGACCGATTAGAGTATACCACATGTGTTGAAGGTGCCCTTCTTAGGAACGCTATGCCAAAGGAAGCACCTGAAAGTGCTGGGCAGGTTTCTTCAGAAATGGTTTCTATGCCTGTAGGTCACAGTGGTGAGGAATTAGATGCTTCTGTTAAGATAGATACTGCAATTACTATGGACAGAAATGGTGATGCCCCGGAGCAGTGTGAACTGAAAATTACAGAGGAAGTCCCTGCAGGTTCACATGGAAATGGTGAGGCTTCTGTAACCGATGAGGAAAAGATTAACTTGTCTGGTGATATGATAGAAGAAGATTCTTATGGCTCTGGCTATGAGTCCGATGGTAATACTATGTCTATGGATATAGATGAAGAGCAGCGAGAACACAAGTATGAAGATGGCGAGGTCCAAGACCCGCATCTGCAAGCTGCGGAAGAGTGTCAGAAATGTGAGGAAAAAGATGTTAGTCATGGTAATTCTGAACATGAAAAGGCAAACTCTGGACTTGCTGGTGATGATCATTATATTTCATCCCTTGTTGAGGAAAATGATTCTAAAATAGAACTTTCTGAAAACAATGAAGTTACTGTGAAAGAATGCATCACCAGAACCATTGAAGATGCTGATAATGCTTCTGTGAAAGAATCACCAACAGTTGAGATGTCAACTTGTGGGGCAGAGCAAGAGAGGGAAACCACAATCATTCAAAGAAAATCACTTGACTTATCTGGAAAGAAAGATTGTCCTGTGGGCCAGGGGACAGAACTGTCATCTGGACAAGACATTACTGCAGGTCAAGGGGTTTTAGTTTCTGTTGAGCAAGGTTCAGACGAgaacattaaaacaaattacatgGAAAAGAATGAGTTGCCTGAGTTAGAGGCATCTTTAAATGGTGGTGATATGGCTAAGGATGTCAGCAGCAGCCGGAGTAGGATTATAAACTTGCCTAGAGCTTCTAATTCATCATCTCCTGGCAAGACAAGATCTATATCAGGCAGGCCTTTTTCATCATATCAAGAAAGATTACCTGACGGGCCGCTTGAGGGTGGAAAACTACATCCCCAAGGGAG GgatgaaatatatattgatggtccTCGCAGATTCTCAAGAGATAGACACCAAGAGCATTTTCCCAGAAACTCTAGAATGAATTTTGTCCGTGGTAGAGGGAGGATTTCCAGCCGGGTTGACACTCTTCGTGGTGACAGGGATTCTGAAC GTACTGCACGGGGAGGGAGGAAGCTACTGGATGATGAGACACCAGTTTTCCGCAATGTACCCTCAAGGAGGCGGTCTCCTGAAGGGAGAGATGTGCCTGCTGCACGAGGCATTCAAATGGTGCATAGAGTTCCTCGAAACATTGGCGAAGAGGGTTCTGAAGTTATTGGAGCAAGGCACACTGAGAATATGAGGGGATTCCCTGATGATGGTACAGAGCAGGCATTTAGGCGACCCCAACCTTCATACGAAGGGTTAGATGGTCATTTTGTCCAAGGGACTAGGAACTATTCATCTGTTCATAGAAGGGCTCTTCCCCAATTTCGTTCAAAATCTCCAATTAGATCTCGTTCTCCTGGTCCATGGTCATCTGCCAGAAGAAGATCTCCAGATGGGTTTGGTGGGACTTCAGAATTGTCTAATCGAAGATCACCAATTTACAGTATGGGGAGGATCAGATCACCTGACCATCCTGGTTTTCCCAGGGAAATGGTTGTTAGGAGGCACGGTTCTCCACCATTCTTATCTCGACCTCCTGATACCAGGGAAACAGATCCTGGTCATTCAAGGTCTATTATCTCTAATAGGGGCCAAACAGGAAGGGTTTTTCTCAGAAACAGTAGGAGGTTTGGTATTACAGATCCTCGAGAAAGGGCGGACAGTGATGAGTTCTTTGGAGGGCCCATACACTCTGGTCGATTTCATGACCTTGGTGGTGATGGGAATGTGGAAGATAGAAGAAGATTTAGCGAGAGGCGGGGACCTGTCCGTTCATTTAAGCCTCCTTTTAATGGTGCTGGTAGTGAAAATTTTCATCTTAATCCAGAGGATGGCCCCCGACCTTTTAGGTTCTTTCCGGAAGATAATCCAGAGTTCCATGAAAGAACTAATTTGAGGGAAAGGGAGTTTGATGGACGGATTAGGAACCGTCCTGGAAATGCACCCAGAAGACCCCGAGGCATTGAAGAGCAGGAAGGAAATTACAGGCATGGTAGGCAGGTATTGTATGATGATGGGTTTGATATTTCAcgaatgaaaaggaaaaggttttAA
- the LOC7457902 gene encoding uncharacterized protein LOC7457902 isoform X2 has translation MPVSGNEETGVKPHAQQSSLNIAGVPIKKRRFIWPPSPPPEEQSVPLLGNDSAQKEPGSTSKESSPSNSSVAASSDLSDPFKNSVAEENKNRLDSIVQMNAENCSGVKVVAQNLATHSDSLAKFGKQEKPVVEEKSANTLLISAKTELNLESNKGPGLNVGKEICGQQILEGKCKSEMPIASVTSQFSLGLKEHDVSSLECYSNDGSQINENVGAVSLNLSLSEGETGVLHKMDNILATDSTDVFANRSNWDLNTTMDTWDGSSSDEHAAQETADGWNRVGVKCDITTGIVGAGMSNGRQLLDSSECKSSFPQTFSDCAREYTSEDSLHLRLSPSFPSFNLSQEHSSSSANKESCIIPNISLPGSLLSAGNATVANCRGIKSEPFDGSLKHDLRGAKVNPFDFFVKRELVEKGSLETSKSSASGSLKLVGHGFIKPEPFHDGKPETPRMVGGGSIQPDKQVLQSQDTGEQSPCSASKIVLQVQDTTGQPSCSTDNQVREGQDILAKPTSSTDLFISGNASDRLEYTTCVEGALLRNAMPKEAPESAGQVSSEMVSMPVGHSGEELDASVKIDTAITMDRNGDAPEQCELKITEEVPAGSHGNGEASVTDEEKINLSGDMIEEDSYGSGYESDGNTMSMDIDEEQREHKYEDGEVQDPHLQAAEECQKCEEKDVSHGNSEHEKANSGLAGDDHYISSLVEENDSKIELSENNEVTVKECITRTIEDADNASVKESPTVEMSTCGAEQERETTIIQRKSLDLSGKKDCPVGQGTELSSGQDITAGQGVLVSVEQGSDENIKTNYMEKNELPELEASLNGGDMAKDVSSSRSRIINLPRASNSSSPGKTRSISGRPFSSYQERLPDGPLEGGKLHPQGRFSRDRHQEHFPRNSRMNFVRGRGRISSRVDTLRGDRDSERNYASEFYNGSSDFAVRRHKYASAAAEADSESINYNIAPDGSFVGTARGGRKLLDDETPVFRNVPSRRRSPEGRDVPAARGIQMVHRVPRNIGEEGSEVIGARHTENMRGFPDDGTEQAFRRPQPSYEGLDGHFVQGTRNYSSVHRRALPQFRSKSPIRSRSPGPWSSARRRSPDGFGGTSELSNRRSPIYSMGRIRSPDHPGFPREMVVRRHGSPPFLSRPPDTRETDPGHSRSIISNRGQTGRVFLRNSRRFGITDPRERADSDEFFGGPIHSGRFHDLGGDGNVEDRRRFSERRGPVRSFKPPFNGAGSENFHLNPEDGPRPFRFFPEDNPEFHERTNLREREFDGRIRNRPGNAPRRPRGIEEQEGNYRHGRQVLYDDGFDISRMKRKRF, from the exons GAATTCTGTagctgaagaaaataagaacagGTTGGACAGCATTGTGCAAATGAATGCTGAGAACTGCTCAGGAGTTAAAGTTGTAGCACAGAACCTTGCAACCCATTCTGATTCTTTGGCTAAGTTTGGCAAACAAGAGAAGCCCGTGGTGGAAGAAAAGTCTGCCAACACATTGTTGATTtcagcgaaaactgagttgAATTTAGAATCCAATAAAGGTCCTGGACTCAATGTTGGTAAAGAGATATGCGGCCAACAAATATTGGAAGGAAAGTGTAAATCAGAGATGCCTATAGCTTCAGTAACTTCTCAGTTTTCTTTAGGTTTAAAGGAACACGATGTTTCATCTTTGGAATGTTATAGCAATGATGGTAgtcaaattaatgaaaatgtAGGAGCTGTTTCATTGAATTTGTCTTTAAGCGAGGGTGAGACTGGTGTTCTGCACAAAATGGACAATATTCTTGCTACCGACAGCACTGATGTTTTTGCTAACAGATCGAACTGGGATTTGAATACTACTATGGATACATGGGATGGTTCTTCTAGTGATGAACATGCTGCTCAAGAAACTGCTGATGGGTGGAACAGAGTTGGTGTCAAATGTGATATTACTACTGGAATAGTTGGAGCTGGTATGTCTAATGGAAGGCAACTCCTTGATAGCAGTGAGTGCAAATCTAGTTTCCCCCAAACATTTTCTGATTGTGCCAGGGAGTATACATCTGAGGATTCTCTTCATCTTCGTCTCAGTCCATCCTTTCCTTCTTTTAACTTAAGCCAGGAGCATTCCAGTTCTTCTGCTAATAAAGAAAGCTGCATTATTCCTAACATTAGCTTGCCTGGAAGCTTGTTGTCAGCAGGCAATGCAACCGTGGCTAACTGTAGGGGCATAAAATCAGAACCATTTGATGGGAGCCTCAAACATGATCTTAGAGGAGCCAAAGTCaatccatttgatttttttgttaagcgCGAGTTAGTAGAGAAGGGTAGTCTAGAAACCTCGAAGTCGTCAGCTTCTGGTTCTTTGAAATTAGTTGGTCATGGATTCATAAAACCAGAACCATTTCATGATGGCAAACCAGAAACACCCAGGATGGTAGGTGGGGGGTCAATCCAACCTGATAAACAGGTGCTACAAAGTCAGGATACTGGAGAGCAATCTCCTTGTTCAGCAAGTAAAATCGTGCTGCAAGTTCAGGATACTACAGGACAACCTTCATGTTCAACAGATAACCAGGTGAGGGAAGGTCAAGATATCTTAGCAAAACCTACTTCTTCAACAGATTTGTTTATAAGTGGCAATGCATCAGACCGATTAGAGTATACCACATGTGTTGAAGGTGCCCTTCTTAGGAACGCTATGCCAAAGGAAGCACCTGAAAGTGCTGGGCAGGTTTCTTCAGAAATGGTTTCTATGCCTGTAGGTCACAGTGGTGAGGAATTAGATGCTTCTGTTAAGATAGATACTGCAATTACTATGGACAGAAATGGTGATGCCCCGGAGCAGTGTGAACTGAAAATTACAGAGGAAGTCCCTGCAGGTTCACATGGAAATGGTGAGGCTTCTGTAACCGATGAGGAAAAGATTAACTTGTCTGGTGATATGATAGAAGAAGATTCTTATGGCTCTGGCTATGAGTCCGATGGTAATACTATGTCTATGGATATAGATGAAGAGCAGCGAGAACACAAGTATGAAGATGGCGAGGTCCAAGACCCGCATCTGCAAGCTGCGGAAGAGTGTCAGAAATGTGAGGAAAAAGATGTTAGTCATGGTAATTCTGAACATGAAAAGGCAAACTCTGGACTTGCTGGTGATGATCATTATATTTCATCCCTTGTTGAGGAAAATGATTCTAAAATAGAACTTTCTGAAAACAATGAAGTTACTGTGAAAGAATGCATCACCAGAACCATTGAAGATGCTGATAATGCTTCTGTGAAAGAATCACCAACAGTTGAGATGTCAACTTGTGGGGCAGAGCAAGAGAGGGAAACCACAATCATTCAAAGAAAATCACTTGACTTATCTGGAAAGAAAGATTGTCCTGTGGGCCAGGGGACAGAACTGTCATCTGGACAAGACATTACTGCAGGTCAAGGGGTTTTAGTTTCTGTTGAGCAAGGTTCAGACGAgaacattaaaacaaattacatgGAAAAGAATGAGTTGCCTGAGTTAGAGGCATCTTTAAATGGTGGTGATATGGCTAAGGATGTCAGCAGCAGCCGGAGTAGGATTATAAACTTGCCTAGAGCTTCTAATTCATCATCTCCTGGCAAGACAAGATCTATATCAGGCAGGCCTTTTTCATCATATCAAGAAAGATTACCTGACGGGCCGCTTGAGGGTGGAAAACTACATCCCCAAGGGAG ATTCTCAAGAGATAGACACCAAGAGCATTTTCCCAGAAACTCTAGAATGAATTTTGTCCGTGGTAGAGGGAGGATTTCCAGCCGGGTTGACACTCTTCGTGGTGACAGGGATTCTGAACGTAACTATGCTTCAGAATTTTACAATGGTTCATCAGATTTTGCTGTTCGCAGGCATAAATATGCTTCTGCTGCTGCTGAGGCTGATTCTGaatctattaattataatatcgCACCAGATGGTTCATTTGTAGGTACTGCACGGGGAGGGAGGAAGCTACTGGATGATGAGACACCAGTTTTCCGCAATGTACCCTCAAGGAGGCGGTCTCCTGAAGGGAGAGATGTGCCTGCTGCACGAGGCATTCAAATGGTGCATAGAGTTCCTCGAAACATTGGCGAAGAGGGTTCTGAAGTTATTGGAGCAAGGCACACTGAGAATATGAGGGGATTCCCTGATGATGGTACAGAGCAGGCATTTAGGCGACCCCAACCTTCATACGAAGGGTTAGATGGTCATTTTGTCCAAGGGACTAGGAACTATTCATCTGTTCATAGAAGGGCTCTTCCCCAATTTCGTTCAAAATCTCCAATTAGATCTCGTTCTCCTGGTCCATGGTCATCTGCCAGAAGAAGATCTCCAGATGGGTTTGGTGGGACTTCAGAATTGTCTAATCGAAGATCACCAATTTACAGTATGGGGAGGATCAGATCACCTGACCATCCTGGTTTTCCCAGGGAAATGGTTGTTAGGAGGCACGGTTCTCCACCATTCTTATCTCGACCTCCTGATACCAGGGAAACAGATCCTGGTCATTCAAGGTCTATTATCTCTAATAGGGGCCAAACAGGAAGGGTTTTTCTCAGAAACAGTAGGAGGTTTGGTATTACAGATCCTCGAGAAAGGGCGGACAGTGATGAGTTCTTTGGAGGGCCCATACACTCTGGTCGATTTCATGACCTTGGTGGTGATGGGAATGTGGAAGATAGAAGAAGATTTAGCGAGAGGCGGGGACCTGTCCGTTCATTTAAGCCTCCTTTTAATGGTGCTGGTAGTGAAAATTTTCATCTTAATCCAGAGGATGGCCCCCGACCTTTTAGGTTCTTTCCGGAAGATAATCCAGAGTTCCATGAAAGAACTAATTTGAGGGAAAGGGAGTTTGATGGACGGATTAGGAACCGTCCTGGAAATGCACCCAGAAGACCCCGAGGCATTGAAGAGCAGGAAGGAAATTACAGGCATGGTAGGCAGGTATTGTATGATGATGGGTTTGATATTTCAcgaatgaaaaggaaaaggttttAA
- the LOC7457902 gene encoding uncharacterized protein LOC7457902 isoform X1 gives MPVSGNEETGVKPHAQQSSLNIAGVPIKKRRFIWPPSPPPEEQSVPLLGNDSAQKEPGSTSKESSPSNSSVAASSDLSDPFKNSVAEENKNRLDSIVQMNAENCSGVKVVAQNLATHSDSLAKFGKQEKPVVEEKSANTLLISAKTELNLESNKGPGLNVGKEICGQQILEGKCKSEMPIASVTSQFSLGLKEHDVSSLECYSNDGSQINENVGAVSLNLSLSEGETGVLHKMDNILATDSTDVFANRSNWDLNTTMDTWDGSSSDEHAAQETADGWNRVGVKCDITTGIVGAGMSNGRQLLDSSECKSSFPQTFSDCAREYTSEDSLHLRLSPSFPSFNLSQEHSSSSANKESCIIPNISLPGSLLSAGNATVANCRGIKSEPFDGSLKHDLRGAKVNPFDFFVKRELVEKGSLETSKSSASGSLKLVGHGFIKPEPFHDGKPETPRMVGGGSIQPDKQVLQSQDTGEQSPCSASKIVLQVQDTTGQPSCSTDNQVREGQDILAKPTSSTDLFISGNASDRLEYTTCVEGALLRNAMPKEAPESAGQVSSEMVSMPVGHSGEELDASVKIDTAITMDRNGDAPEQCELKITEEVPAGSHGNGEASVTDEEKINLSGDMIEEDSYGSGYESDGNTMSMDIDEEQREHKYEDGEVQDPHLQAAEECQKCEEKDVSHGNSEHEKANSGLAGDDHYISSLVEENDSKIELSENNEVTVKECITRTIEDADNASVKESPTVEMSTCGAEQERETTIIQRKSLDLSGKKDCPVGQGTELSSGQDITAGQGVLVSVEQGSDENIKTNYMEKNELPELEASLNGGDMAKDVSSSRSRIINLPRASNSSSPGKTRSISGRPFSSYQERLPDGPLEGGKLHPQGRDEIYIDGPRRFSRDRHQEHFPRNSRMNFVRGRGRISSRVDTLRGDRDSERNYASEFYNGSSDFAVRRHKYASAAAEADSESINYNIAPDGSFVGTARGGRKLLDDETPVFRNVPSRRRSPEGRDVPAARGIQMVHRVPRNIGEEGSEVIGARHTENMRGFPDDGTEQAFRRPQPSYEGLDGHFVQGTRNYSSVHRRALPQFRSKSPIRSRSPGPWSSARRRSPDGFGGTSELSNRRSPIYSMGRIRSPDHPGFPREMVVRRHGSPPFLSRPPDTRETDPGHSRSIISNRGQTGRVFLRNSRRFGITDPRERADSDEFFGGPIHSGRFHDLGGDGNVEDRRRFSERRGPVRSFKPPFNGAGSENFHLNPEDGPRPFRFFPEDNPEFHERTNLREREFDGRIRNRPGNAPRRPRGIEEQEGNYRHGRQVLYDDGFDISRMKRKRF, from the exons GAATTCTGTagctgaagaaaataagaacagGTTGGACAGCATTGTGCAAATGAATGCTGAGAACTGCTCAGGAGTTAAAGTTGTAGCACAGAACCTTGCAACCCATTCTGATTCTTTGGCTAAGTTTGGCAAACAAGAGAAGCCCGTGGTGGAAGAAAAGTCTGCCAACACATTGTTGATTtcagcgaaaactgagttgAATTTAGAATCCAATAAAGGTCCTGGACTCAATGTTGGTAAAGAGATATGCGGCCAACAAATATTGGAAGGAAAGTGTAAATCAGAGATGCCTATAGCTTCAGTAACTTCTCAGTTTTCTTTAGGTTTAAAGGAACACGATGTTTCATCTTTGGAATGTTATAGCAATGATGGTAgtcaaattaatgaaaatgtAGGAGCTGTTTCATTGAATTTGTCTTTAAGCGAGGGTGAGACTGGTGTTCTGCACAAAATGGACAATATTCTTGCTACCGACAGCACTGATGTTTTTGCTAACAGATCGAACTGGGATTTGAATACTACTATGGATACATGGGATGGTTCTTCTAGTGATGAACATGCTGCTCAAGAAACTGCTGATGGGTGGAACAGAGTTGGTGTCAAATGTGATATTACTACTGGAATAGTTGGAGCTGGTATGTCTAATGGAAGGCAACTCCTTGATAGCAGTGAGTGCAAATCTAGTTTCCCCCAAACATTTTCTGATTGTGCCAGGGAGTATACATCTGAGGATTCTCTTCATCTTCGTCTCAGTCCATCCTTTCCTTCTTTTAACTTAAGCCAGGAGCATTCCAGTTCTTCTGCTAATAAAGAAAGCTGCATTATTCCTAACATTAGCTTGCCTGGAAGCTTGTTGTCAGCAGGCAATGCAACCGTGGCTAACTGTAGGGGCATAAAATCAGAACCATTTGATGGGAGCCTCAAACATGATCTTAGAGGAGCCAAAGTCaatccatttgatttttttgttaagcgCGAGTTAGTAGAGAAGGGTAGTCTAGAAACCTCGAAGTCGTCAGCTTCTGGTTCTTTGAAATTAGTTGGTCATGGATTCATAAAACCAGAACCATTTCATGATGGCAAACCAGAAACACCCAGGATGGTAGGTGGGGGGTCAATCCAACCTGATAAACAGGTGCTACAAAGTCAGGATACTGGAGAGCAATCTCCTTGTTCAGCAAGTAAAATCGTGCTGCAAGTTCAGGATACTACAGGACAACCTTCATGTTCAACAGATAACCAGGTGAGGGAAGGTCAAGATATCTTAGCAAAACCTACTTCTTCAACAGATTTGTTTATAAGTGGCAATGCATCAGACCGATTAGAGTATACCACATGTGTTGAAGGTGCCCTTCTTAGGAACGCTATGCCAAAGGAAGCACCTGAAAGTGCTGGGCAGGTTTCTTCAGAAATGGTTTCTATGCCTGTAGGTCACAGTGGTGAGGAATTAGATGCTTCTGTTAAGATAGATACTGCAATTACTATGGACAGAAATGGTGATGCCCCGGAGCAGTGTGAACTGAAAATTACAGAGGAAGTCCCTGCAGGTTCACATGGAAATGGTGAGGCTTCTGTAACCGATGAGGAAAAGATTAACTTGTCTGGTGATATGATAGAAGAAGATTCTTATGGCTCTGGCTATGAGTCCGATGGTAATACTATGTCTATGGATATAGATGAAGAGCAGCGAGAACACAAGTATGAAGATGGCGAGGTCCAAGACCCGCATCTGCAAGCTGCGGAAGAGTGTCAGAAATGTGAGGAAAAAGATGTTAGTCATGGTAATTCTGAACATGAAAAGGCAAACTCTGGACTTGCTGGTGATGATCATTATATTTCATCCCTTGTTGAGGAAAATGATTCTAAAATAGAACTTTCTGAAAACAATGAAGTTACTGTGAAAGAATGCATCACCAGAACCATTGAAGATGCTGATAATGCTTCTGTGAAAGAATCACCAACAGTTGAGATGTCAACTTGTGGGGCAGAGCAAGAGAGGGAAACCACAATCATTCAAAGAAAATCACTTGACTTATCTGGAAAGAAAGATTGTCCTGTGGGCCAGGGGACAGAACTGTCATCTGGACAAGACATTACTGCAGGTCAAGGGGTTTTAGTTTCTGTTGAGCAAGGTTCAGACGAgaacattaaaacaaattacatgGAAAAGAATGAGTTGCCTGAGTTAGAGGCATCTTTAAATGGTGGTGATATGGCTAAGGATGTCAGCAGCAGCCGGAGTAGGATTATAAACTTGCCTAGAGCTTCTAATTCATCATCTCCTGGCAAGACAAGATCTATATCAGGCAGGCCTTTTTCATCATATCAAGAAAGATTACCTGACGGGCCGCTTGAGGGTGGAAAACTACATCCCCAAGGGAG GgatgaaatatatattgatggtccTCGCAGATTCTCAAGAGATAGACACCAAGAGCATTTTCCCAGAAACTCTAGAATGAATTTTGTCCGTGGTAGAGGGAGGATTTCCAGCCGGGTTGACACTCTTCGTGGTGACAGGGATTCTGAACGTAACTATGCTTCAGAATTTTACAATGGTTCATCAGATTTTGCTGTTCGCAGGCATAAATATGCTTCTGCTGCTGCTGAGGCTGATTCTGaatctattaattataatatcgCACCAGATGGTTCATTTGTAGGTACTGCACGGGGAGGGAGGAAGCTACTGGATGATGAGACACCAGTTTTCCGCAATGTACCCTCAAGGAGGCGGTCTCCTGAAGGGAGAGATGTGCCTGCTGCACGAGGCATTCAAATGGTGCATAGAGTTCCTCGAAACATTGGCGAAGAGGGTTCTGAAGTTATTGGAGCAAGGCACACTGAGAATATGAGGGGATTCCCTGATGATGGTACAGAGCAGGCATTTAGGCGACCCCAACCTTCATACGAAGGGTTAGATGGTCATTTTGTCCAAGGGACTAGGAACTATTCATCTGTTCATAGAAGGGCTCTTCCCCAATTTCGTTCAAAATCTCCAATTAGATCTCGTTCTCCTGGTCCATGGTCATCTGCCAGAAGAAGATCTCCAGATGGGTTTGGTGGGACTTCAGAATTGTCTAATCGAAGATCACCAATTTACAGTATGGGGAGGATCAGATCACCTGACCATCCTGGTTTTCCCAGGGAAATGGTTGTTAGGAGGCACGGTTCTCCACCATTCTTATCTCGACCTCCTGATACCAGGGAAACAGATCCTGGTCATTCAAGGTCTATTATCTCTAATAGGGGCCAAACAGGAAGGGTTTTTCTCAGAAACAGTAGGAGGTTTGGTATTACAGATCCTCGAGAAAGGGCGGACAGTGATGAGTTCTTTGGAGGGCCCATACACTCTGGTCGATTTCATGACCTTGGTGGTGATGGGAATGTGGAAGATAGAAGAAGATTTAGCGAGAGGCGGGGACCTGTCCGTTCATTTAAGCCTCCTTTTAATGGTGCTGGTAGTGAAAATTTTCATCTTAATCCAGAGGATGGCCCCCGACCTTTTAGGTTCTTTCCGGAAGATAATCCAGAGTTCCATGAAAGAACTAATTTGAGGGAAAGGGAGTTTGATGGACGGATTAGGAACCGTCCTGGAAATGCACCCAGAAGACCCCGAGGCATTGAAGAGCAGGAAGGAAATTACAGGCATGGTAGGCAGGTATTGTATGATGATGGGTTTGATATTTCAcgaatgaaaaggaaaaggttttAA